The segment TTCGGTTCATCCTTTTTATGATGGTGACGGTTCCCTTCTTCAGGATTATCCTGAGTCTCCGGATCGTTTTTACGCTAGCGGAAGATTGCCATTCCTAATGGAAGCAGAGGTGACCATTGGAGGAGTAACTCAGGAAATGAAGTTTATTGCACTTCATGCCCGGGCAAATGGTAGCAACGGAGCACAGGGTCGTTACGATATGAGAAAGTATGATGTAGAGGTTCTTAAAGATTCTCTTGATACTTATTATCCTCATGATAAAGTTATGATCCTGGGTGATTATAACGATGACGTGGATTTCACGGTGGCGAATGTTACCACCACGGTTTCCACGTATGCCAGTTTTGTTCAGGATGCAGAGGATTATTTTATTCCGACTGCTACTTTAAATGAGCAGGGCTTCCGTTCTTATGTTGTTGGGGATTATAATGATATGATCGACCATATTATGCTTACAAATGAGCTGGAAAATAATTACATAACAGGATCTGCAAGAGTGCACTATGAGCTGTATAACGGGGATTATACATTCACGACTTCAGATCACCTTCCGGTATCTGTAAGACTGACCATTCAGGCGCTTAAAGATTCATCTGTAAAATCCACTTTTCTTTGTAATGAGACCGATACTGCAACTGCTACAGTTAATGCTGAAGGCGGAATCGCTCCTTACACTTATTTGTGGAGCAATGGGCAAACAACTCAAACAGCTACAAGTCTTGGAGCAGGTAATTATTCAGTAGAAGTTACTGATGCTCTTGGAACTACTGTTTCTTCAGAAGTTACCGTTGAAAATGCTAATCCTATCCTGGTTGAAATGATTGAAGATCAAGTTGTATACCTTGGTTTTGGAAGCGACTGCACTACTTTAAGCGCAACTTCAATATCCGGAGGTTCAGGATCATATAGCTATGAGTGGAGCACCGGGGAAACTTCGGAATCTATCTCTGTTTGTCCTACGGAAAGTTCTGCTTATACTTTAACGGTAACAGATGCCAACGGCTGCAGCACTTCTTCCGAAGTAAAAGTGGAAGTTCAGAATATCTCCTGCGGAAATGGAAATAAAACTGATAAAGTTCAGGTTTGTTTTCAGGGTAAAACACATTGTGTTGCCCAACAAGCTGTACCTGCTTTATTGAAGAATGGAGCGCAACTGGGAAGCTGTGGAACTTCTTCTGCCTTAGATATTGAAGAGATTACTGCTTCTCCAAATCCAACTTCGGGATATTCTGTTGTACGTTTCAAAAGCACAACTTAGGTGGTAAGGCAGTACTTGCTGTTTATGGATTAAGTGGAAATAAAGTCCAGGAAGAAAAAGTAACTGTATTTGAAGGAACTTCAGATTTTCAGATAAACCTTACAAGAGCAATTCCCGGAATTTATATAGTAAAAATCCAGGGAGCCAATTTTGAAAGCGATCCTGTTAAGATCATTAAATACTAAGCAACCATATTTGTATAAAAAAAGGGAACCAAATTGGTTCCCTTTTTTTATTCCTGTAAAATAACATTTACTCTCTTATATGTCCTTCACCAAGAACATAATACTTATTAGTAACCAGTTGTTTTAAACCAAGTGGCCCGCGGTGGTGAAGTTTATCTGTACTTATAGCCAATTCTGCTCCCACACCCATTTGTCCGCCATCGGTGAATCGGGTAGAGGCGTTGTGATAAACAGCCGCACTGTCTACCTGTTCCATAAAATTAATTGCTTCCTCTTTTTCCGTAGTTATAATTGCTGCAGAATGTCCTCCGGAATATTTGTTGATCTTTTCAATGGCTTCGTCAAGGTTCTCTACACTGCCAATTACCATTTTCATCGCAAGAAATTCCTCATACCAGGTTTCTTCATTTGGAATTTTAGTAGCTTCTCCCAAGACTTTTGCAGCTTCCTCATCTACCAGAATCTCTACATTGTTTTTCTTCATAAGATTTTCAAGCTCTTTTAGCTGATCTTCATAGTTCGGAAGGTTTTTGTCTACCAAAACTTTATCCAATGCATTACAACCGGAGATCTTATCTATCTTAGCATTCAAAATTACTCTCTTTGCTACCTCCACATCGGCATTTTTAGAGACATACAAAAAGTTATTTCCACGTCCACTTACAAGAACAGCTCCTGTAGCATGTTGTTTAACAAATGCGATCAATCTTTCTCCACCTCTGGGAACTATAAGATCCAGCTTTTCCGGCGGATTTTTGAGAAATTCCTGTGTCTGGGTGCGGTCAAGCTGGAGCAATTCTATCCAATTAAGATCAAGTCCATTTTCTTTAAGAGCTTCGTGCCAGCATGCTACCAGAATTTTGTTACTAAAGTTGGCTTCTTTTCCACCTTTAAGGTAGATCTTGTTATTGGCTTTAAAGGCGAGAACGGCTGCCTCAATAGTAACATCGGGTCTTGATTCATAAATGATCATAATGGTACCAAAAGGTGCGGTTCTGTTAGTAATATCCAAACCACTTTCCAGTACCCTGTGGGAAATCGTCTGGCCAACAGGGTCTTCCTGTTCCATTACTTCCCTTACAGACTGGATCATGCCGTCAACTTTTTTGTTGTCCACTATTAGCCTGTCGTACATCGCACCTTCAGTTTCTCCAAAGGCTTCAAGGTCATCTTTATTTGCTTTTATTATTTCGGCACGTCTTTTATCCAAAATATTAATCATGAATTTTAAAACGTTGTTTTTTGTATTTGTGTTTATCAACTTCATATTATAATTTTTTCTAACTTCTAACTTCTAACTTCTAACTTCTAACTTCTAACTTCAGCTTAAGCTGTAAATTTTGTTCCCACGTCTTTACCTAAGCAACGATATCCAAGATCACGTTCCTGCGTTTACCATTCGCTATATAGGTTGGGATGTTTTTAGCGGCAGTACCTTTTGCGATTTTAATTTTGGATTCCATGCCTCCACGACCTTCACCTTCGCCTTTATCTGATTGCTGAACATATTTTTCTACGTTCTCATCAATCGTAACCTTGTTAAGTTTTTCTGACTCATCATCATTAGGATGCCCTGTATAAAGGCCTTCCGTATCACTTAAAATAATCAAAGCATCTGCCTTTATGAGTTCTGCCACCAGGCTCGCCAGCTCGTCATTATCAGAGAACATAGACATTGTTACAGAAACTGCGTCGTCCTCATTTGCTATAGGAATAATTCCTTCAGAAAGTAAAGACTCATAACAGTTAATCATATTTTCCCTATGTAACCCCGGAGCAAAATCCCGTTTGGTAGCAAGTACCTGGGCGCAACGCATTCCAAAATCATTAAAAATTCCATAATAATGCCTCATCATCCTAGGTTGCCCTACAGAGGAATAAACCTGTCTCCTCTTGGAGGGATCTTTTATGCTTATTTCGCCCAAAATTTCCTTACCCGCGATCGCAGATCCTGATGAAACAAGTACTACCATTACATCCTCTTCGTATAATGAAGCTATTTGTTCTACCAAATGTTTTAAGACGGGACCTAAAATCCTGTTGTCTTTGTTGGTCAATACATTAGTACCCACTTTTACTACAATTCTTTTTGCGTCTTTTATATCTTTAATCAAAATATATGTTTTATTAACTAATTTTTTATTGTTTTCCTAATTCCACTGCACGATCAAAGGCTGCATAAGCAGCATCCTTAATCAATTCCTTTACATTATTATCTTCCATGGAATCCAGCGCAGCTCTTGTAGTTCCGCCTTTGGAAGCAACTCTTTCCATCCAGGTCTCCGGCGAGAGATCACTTTGGTTGAAAAGCTCAACGGCTCCCTCAAACGTCTGACTTACCAGCACCTTGGAATCGTTTTTTGAGAAGCCCATTTTTAAAGCAGCTTCCAGCATAGATTGCATAAAATAAAAAACATAGGCCGGGCCACTTCCTGAAATACCTGTTGAGGCATCTATATAATTTTCAGTTTCAACATGAATAGATTCTCCTGTGGTATCCAGTAAATTCCTTATCATTAAAAGTTCCACCCTGGAAACTTCTTTTGACTCTGTATACGAGGTAACTCCTTTTCCCACCTGTGCTTAAGTAAGTTAGGCATTGCCCTTACCACCTTGGGTATATTCAATCCCTTCTGGATTTTATTTATGGTAACACCTGCCATAATTGAAACTATGATCTGCCCATTATTTACCATTGATTTTATTTCTTCAAATAAACCATCAATATGATAAGGTTTAACTGCAAGAAAAACTACATCAGCTTCCGGAAGGCAATCTTCCAGGTTATCGTAAACATCAAAATGTTCAATTTTACTAAGGGATATAAGCAATTCCGGAGACTTATCATAGATCATTAACTTGTGCCGGGTCAACAATGGAGATTTAGCCATTCCCTGGGAATATGTTAGGCCCATATTTCCTGCTCCAATTACTAGTACTTTCATTCTTTTTGTTTTAATTACTTTGATTGATCGTCTAAAAAATTACTTCTATTTGGGTATAATGGTACAAAGACCATGCAATGCCACCTTATTGTAGGAAAGATTTTAAGAAATCTCCCCGGAATAAGATAACTATAATTAAAAAGATGAAGATTTAGAATTTGTAAATTAACGAAACCTGCAGTATTAGTGGAATGAAAAGATAAATGATAGGAAGAGGTAATAAAACCCGGGGAGGGCGGAGTGTAGGAAAAAAGAGGCAAATAATTTTAAGCTTAAAATTAACCCCCGCCGCAATGTCGTTAAAAATCTGTAAAAATGGCAGGTTTAGTTACTATTACGTTTTAGTAAAGGAGTTGTAAAACGAAGAATTCTTAATTTGAGATCCTGCATTTTTTCAATATGTTTCTCAAGACGAATAGAAAGTTTTTGATGTTGTGAATGGTAAAAAGATTCACAACTTATATCCTCGCATTCCATCATTCCATTCAGGTCGTTTTTATGATTGTGCAACTCTTCGTGTAATTCAATTTTTTCAGCCTTTCTTTCTTCAACCTCATCATAAAATTCCTGGAGTCGCTCAAATAAATTAGGGATTGAATCCTGGTAAATGTCAGAGGTAAGAAATTGTTTCAAAAAGTGAATTTCTTCAGTATCAATTTGTAATAATGAGTCCCAACGAAGGGTATCTGCCTGCAATTCATCTACACTTTTTTCGTTCGCCGAGCGGCGGCAATTCATGGTTGTGGACATAGCTGAAAATTTTAGGGGGTTAATAAATGTACAACAAGATTAACTAAATGCTCATCAATATTAAGCTAATTTTTAATTAAAAAAGAGATGCCAATATTCCTCATTTTGACCTTTGGAAAATTTAAATTGAGCACAGTTTTTGTTTTCTAGCTGTCATCTGGAATATTTTTAATCTTTCCTGAGATGTGTGGAGAAAGGAAAATTTGAGAAATTGTAGTAAAATCAAGGGTTGAGGTCGAAAAATATTTTTTTTGTCCAATGTTTTTTCGAACAATTTTTCACATACATTTGGCCCATAAATCAAACAATAAACTCATTTTTCAAATGAAAAAATCATTTTTAACTCTTGCAGCTATCGCACTAGTTTTTAGTTTTACTTCTTGTAAAGAAACTACAGTAGAAACTACTGAAGATCCAGCAACAGAGATGGAAGTTCTTGAAACAGAAACTGAATCTACTGAAGAAGTAATCGAAGAAGCTCCTGTAGAAGAAGTAGATACTACTACTGCTACTACTGGTGAAGATGCTACAATTGTAGAATAAAAATATAAATGATCTCCTGATCCTTCAGGATTCTCAGTATTTTAATGGGGCTTCGGCCCCATTTTTATTTGCTATTCTTTCTTTACTGGCGCACATTGATTTTAAATTTATCTCAAAATCTAAAATGGATAGCCAATAGCTAAATTAAACACCAGATTTTCTCTTCTCCAATCCCTGTTTCCAAAATCTACCTGATCAAATACCCAGCGATTTCCTTCAGGTAAATAGGGCAGGCGAATAGGGAAGGCGAGATCTGTTCTTAAAATGAGGAAATTAAAGTCAAACCGTAAACCTACTCCCGTTCCAACAGCTAACTCCTTTAAAAAATCTTTTGAAAATTCTGCTCCGGGTTTATTGGGATCTTCATTCATTAACCACACATTTCCTGCATCTACGAAAACAGCACCTTCTACGACACTGTAAATATGTGCACGTAATTCAGTATTTAATTCCAGTTTTATATCTCCGGATTGGTCTGGTAAGAAAGATGAGGGTGGTACTTCTTCATGGTAAGCTCCCGGTCCTACAGATCGTGCTCTGAAGGCCCGGACACTGTTAGTTCCTCCCACAAAAAATTGCTTAATAAAAGGCATCTCGCGGGAATTTCCATAAGGTAAACCTGTTCCAACAATAATCCTGCTTGCAAGATCCAGACCTCGACCCAGGTTTAAATAATGCCTGAAATCATTTTCCAGTTTTACATATTGGCTAAATGGTACCCCAAATACTTCTTTTTGTTTCCCGGCATCAACATCTGCCCCGGTTATAAGGCCTGTAACATTACCTGCAAGGTCTACATGTCCCTGATAATAAAAAGTATTCTTCTTCGCCGTTTCCATAGTGTTGGTAAACGTGAAGGTATAGGTAGGGCCAAATATTAATTGCTCTTCAATTATTCTCTCAAGATTGGGATTTAAAGCGATTTGTTCCCGGTAAAGATCAGAAACGTTGAACGGATTCACATACTGAATGTCCATTACCTTTAAATGATGTTCTGTCCGTATATTTTCTTTCCATAGGTATGCAAAGGATGCACGAAAGGAATTTAGTCCATAAAGCTGTTGCCGGGCTTGATATTCATAAGCCAGAGTAGCCCTTGTTCGGGGAATAAAAGCACTGGGGGAATGAACTGGAAAAGGAGTTACGAACTTGGGCCATGTTAAACTGGCTTCCCCCCTAATCTAAAAACATTAAATCCCTGGTTTTGCCCGGAAATTTGTGCTTCGTAACCTGCAAAGGCTGAAATTGTCAATAATTCTGCTCCTCTAAACGTATTCCTGTTGCTCCAGCTGAGGTTGACCTCAGATCCCGCATAATTGGCTGAATTCGTCTTTCCCAGTAACTCCAGTCTTAGAGACTTTTTAGGCATTGGGGTTAAGTAATAATATGCATCCAGAACGTTATCTGCAGAGTCCGATACCCGGAACTGGTTTTTTACGAACCTGAATATTCCCAGGTTGATAAGACGGTTAATTGACTTATTATGGTCTGTACGATTGTAAAGTTCTCCCTGGTCAAAAAGCAGGGATCTCTCAAATAATTGAGGTTTAAAATTATTTTCAGAATTTATTAGTGTGAATTGCTGATATTCTTCCCCTGTTGCTTCATTGGCAGGAATAGAATCTCCGGTTATTGAATAATTAGGATAGATATATACATTTCCAATAGTGTATTGTTGCGTAGCTTTTTCCGGAGTTTCTTCTTTTAAAACCATATTAAGAGTGACCTCGTGATTTCCTGCGGTGCTATCTACCTGCGCAAGAAGGTAATCTGGATTAAAGTAATAATAACCTTTTTCCTTTAGATTAGCATCTATTCTCAACCTTTCATCCTTTATTACTTCCAGGTCATATGGATTACCTACTTTTAAAAAACTACCTTCCTTTGTTTCTCTTATATCTTCAGTAAGAGGGATGGAATCATTGGGAAAAGAAATTTCTTTCATTATATACTGGTTCCCCAGCTCCACAAAATATTGTGCAGTTACTTTTTTATTTTTCGCGGTTGAATCGGGAATTGCACTGGCATTAAAATATCCCCGGTTTTCAGCATATCCCTGAACAAGATCGGCGTTGTATTCTAAATCTACCTGTTCAAAAAGCACAGGAGGTTGTCCCAGGTTTTCCCGAATCCATTTGCCTATTCCTTTTGCATCCTCTCCTCCGGAAATATTATAGAACCAGAGTTGTGGTCGCAGACCGAGAAATGACGAATTAGGATTTGGCCTTAGAAGACCTTCCATGTTGGCTTCAAGAGTTTTTCTTTCGCTTTTGGAAACATCCTGTCCTTCTACTTTCACTTCTCCACCCACATATAACATTTCTCCCTCGTCCAAATATTTTGCATTGCCACAACCGCATATGAAAACGACAATAAACAAGCTTAAGAGAAGATATTTATAATTCATAACTGTGTTTCGTATTTATCTATTCCTCATTTGGCTGCTTTCCAAAAATCTCCATGAAATGGTCGTAGTCCATGGTTATAATAAATGCCACCCCGGTTTCAATAATTTGACCTTGTAAAGCTACTTCATATTGATTTTTTCTGTAAGCCCTTAGTTTATATCTTCCATCCT is part of the Antarcticibacterium sp. 1MA-6-2 genome and harbors:
- a CDS encoding DUF5689 domain-containing protein; amino-acid sequence: MKLGGIAIFGDLVTEASLYQIGDSIRVTGTRAVYNELIQISEVEIVEYLGVAKEPIEPKAISLSEIEKYRGQLVKITDVSFPNPGQLFFGNANYTVTDAAGGTGELRIDSDVSTLVGKLQPEVCAEVVGVVGRYNQINQLLPRNLEDLPCATEFNPTYPGMDISRELTFDAVTWNIEWFGDAENAPSARNENSDEIQKEAVKAVLLKLDADVIAVNEISDEVLFGQMVSEMEGYDYILSDATSYPDSPGGQKVGFIYNSETVSVTSTRAMFTSVHPFYDGDGSLLQDYPESPDRFYASGRLPFLMEAEVTIGGVTQEMKFIALHARANGSNGAQGRYDMRKYDVEVLKDSLDTYYPHDKVMILGDYNDDVDFTVANVTTTVSTYASFVQDAEDYFIPTATLNEQGFRSYVVGDYNDMIDHIMLTNELENNYITGSARVHYELYNGDYTFTTSDHLPVSVRLTIQALKDSSVKSTFLCNETDTATATVNAEGGIAPYTYLWSNGQTTQTATSLGAGNYSVEVTDALGTTVSSEVTVENANPILVEMIEDQVVYLGFGSDCTTLSATSISGGSGSYSYEWSTGETSESISVCPTESSAYTLTVTDANGCSTSSEVKVEVQNISCGNGNKTDKVQVCFQGKTHCVAQQAVPALLKNGAQLGSCGTSSALDIEEITASPNPTSGYSVVRFKSTT
- a CDS encoding T9SS type A sorting domain-containing protein; translation: MFCCTFQKHNLGGKAVLAVYGLSGNKVQEEKVTVFEGTSDFQINLTRAIPGIYIVKIQGANFESDPVKIIKY
- a CDS encoding glutamate-5-semialdehyde dehydrogenase translates to MKLINTNTKNNVLKFMINILDKRRAEIIKANKDDLEAFGETEGAMYDRLIVDNKKVDGMIQSVREVMEQEDPVGQTISHRVLESGLDITNRTAPFGTIMIIYESRPDVTIEAAVLAFKANNKIYLKGGKEANFSNKILVACWHEALKENGLDLNWIELLQLDRTQTQEFLKNPPEKLDLIVPRGGERLIAFVKQHATGAVLVSGRGNNFLYVSKNADVEVAKRVILNAKIDKISGCNALDKVLVDKNLPNYEDQLKELENLMKKNNVEILVDEEAAKVLGEATKIPNEETWYEEFLAMKMVIGSVENLDEAIEKINKYSGGHSAAIITTEKEEAINFMEQVDSAAVYHNASTRFTDGGQMGVGAELAISTDKLHHRGPLGLKQLVTNKYYVLGEGHIRE
- a CDS encoding BamA/TamA family outer membrane protein, translated to MDIQYVNPFNVSDLYREQIALNPNLERIIEEQLIFGPTYTFTFTNTMETAKKNTFYYQGHVDLAGNVTGLITGADVDAGKQKEVFGVPFSQYVKLENDFRHYLNLGRGLDLASRIIVGTGLPYGNSREMPFIKQFFVGGTNSVRAFRARSVGPGAYHEEVPPSSFLPDQSGDIKLELNTELRAHIYSVVEGAVFVDAGNVWLMNEDPNKPGAEFSKDFLKELAVGTGVGLRFDFNFLILRTDLAFPIRLPYLPEGNRWVFDQVDFGNRDWRRENLVFNLAIGYPF